The Luteitalea sp. genome contains the following window.
CACACCTTGGGCTGAACCGGCAGGAAGAAGCCGCGAAGGTCCTGAAGGAAGCGCTCGAGCTGAGCCCCGATCTGCTCGGCGCCAAGACCGTATTGGCGACTATCAGCAACTGAAAAAGGAACCGGTACCCGGTTCCTTGTCCACGGCTGGAGGGGTGAGCTGACACGGCGCACATTCTTGACGGGGGTTGTGACGACGGCTGCTGTCGCGGCTAACCTGCGGCAGGTGGAGGCGCAGTCCGCGTCCATCCCGGTCATCGATACCCATATCCATCTCTTCGACCCAACACGGCCGCAAGGCGCTCCGTACAGTGGGCCACGGGGCGTGGCACCGGCACCCGCATATCCTGATAGATATCGCAAGCTGGCTGTACCGCTCGGTATCGTCGGCGCGATCAAGGTCGAGGCGAGCCCCTGGATCGAGGACAACCTCTGGGTGCTCGAAGTTGCCCAGCGAGACACCATCATCGTTGGTGTGATCGGCAACCTCGAGCCCCAAAAGCCGGAGTTTCCAGAGTACCTCGAGCGGTACCGCAAACATCCGCTGTTCCGGGGAATCCGATACGGAAACCTGTGGAAGCGAGACCTTGCGGCCGAGGTCGGCAACCTTCGGTTCATCAGCGGCCTGAAGCTGCTCGCGGACGCCGACCTGGTGCTGGACACGGCCAATCCTCGTGTCCCGCTGCTCGAAGGCATCGTCCGACTGACCGACAAGGTGCCCACGCTCCGCGTTGTCCTCGATCATTTACCGGCACTGGAGCCGCCAGCGGCACAAGCGGAACGCGCCGCCTACGACGGCGTGCTGCGCGAGCTCGGGCAGCGCCCGCAGGTCTTCGTGAAGCTGTCGCAGATCATCCACCGCGTGAACGATCGGGTCTCGACCGAGCTCCACGCACACAGAGCCCGCCTGGACGCGCTCATCTCAATCTTTGGCGAGGATCGGGTGCTCTTTGGTAGTGATTGGCCAAACAGCGACGGTGTGACGTCGCTCGACAAGGTCGTGGCGATCGCGAAGGAGTACTTTCGCACGAAGCGACCGTCAGTCGCGGAGAAGTACTTCTGGAGGAACTCGACCCGCGTCTACAAGTGGGTGAAGCGGGACTCGTCCCAGCCGAGCGCGGTCTCCTAGCGACCTCCACGCCCGACCGCCCTGGCTAGCGGGGAGAGCGATGGCGCGGCAGCGCGAACGCCAGGACGTTCGCACCGGATGCGATGGCGACGTACTGCCGCCCGTTGACCATGTAGGTGATGGGCGATGCCTTCCACGGCTCCTGTGTTTCGAAGTGCCAGAGATGGGAGCCGTTCTTTGCATCGACGGCTGCGAATTCCCCAGTGGCCTGGCCATAGAACACTACACCGCCGGCTGTCGAGAGGGTGCCTGCGTAGTTGTTGGTGCCGCCGGTTTGCGGAACCTCCCATACGACACGGCCCGTTTCGATATCGAGCGCGCGGAGCGCCATCGATCCGCTGCGTCTTCGTGAGCGCCGGTTGGCCGGACGCTCCACCGACGGCGGCGTTGCCGGCGCCCGTCCCGCGCCAGCTCTACGCCCTCCACCGAACATCGTGCTGCGATAAAGGAAACAGTTCTCCACTGCCATCACGTAGAAGAGCCCTGTTTGTGGACTGTAGGAGCTGGACATCCAGTTCGTCGCGCCCCGGATGGCCGGGCAGGTTGTCACGCCCTCTTCGTCCGGCACGTTGCCCGGAAGCAGCCGAGGGCGGCCGTCCGGTCCGATCCCGCTGGCCCAGGTGAGCTTCTCCACGAACGGTGTGGCGCCCAGGAAGTCGCCGTTGGTTCGATCCAGCACGTAAAAGAAGCCATTCCGGTTCGCCTGGAGCAGCAGCTTTCGCGGGCGGCCCTGGTAGGGCGCATCGATCAGCAACGGTGGCGACTGCGCATCCCAGTCCCACAGGTCATGCGGCGTGAATTGGTAGTGCCAGCGAAGCTGTCCGGTCTTCACGTCGAGCGCCAGAATGCAGTTGGTGTACAAGTTGTCGCCCTGCCGTCCGCTTCCGTCGGTGTCCGGGTAGGGGTTGCCGGTCGGCCAGTAGAGCGTGCCCGTGTCGGGATCGTACGTTCCGGTCAGCCAGGTAGCGCCGCCACCTTCTTCGAGGTTTGCATCGCCCTGCCATGTTTCAGAGCCCGCCTCGCCGCGCAGGGGGACCGTCCAGAAGCGCCACGCCTGCTTGCCGGTGCTCACATGGTACGCGGCGAGAAATCCCCGGATCCCCTCGTCTCCGCCAGACACTCCTGCTATGACGAGGTCTCCCACCACGAGCGGAGCCATG
Protein-coding sequences here:
- a CDS encoding amidohydrolase family protein; protein product: MTRRTFLTGVVTTAAVAANLRQVEAQSASIPVIDTHIHLFDPTRPQGAPYSGPRGVAPAPAYPDRYRKLAVPLGIVGAIKVEASPWIEDNLWVLEVAQRDTIIVGVIGNLEPQKPEFPEYLERYRKHPLFRGIRYGNLWKRDLAAEVGNLRFISGLKLLADADLVLDTANPRVPLLEGIVRLTDKVPTLRVVLDHLPALEPPAAQAERAAYDGVLRELGQRPQVFVKLSQIIHRVNDRVSTELHAHRARLDALISIFGEDRVLFGSDWPNSDGVTSLDKVVAIAKEYFRTKRPSVAEKYFWRNSTRVYKWVKRDSSQPSAVS